The following DNA comes from Thermoanaerobaculia bacterium.
CGCACAGAGTCGACCATCCCGTCGCGGAGCGATCGCGCGGCCGCGCCGTGGCCCGGGTCCGCGCCGGGATCGCGTCGCTGGACGGACGCCGCGATCCGCGAAAGGTTCACGCTCGCGGCCGCGACCGATACGCCCGGCTTCAGGCGTGCGACCGCGCGGAAGACGTGAACGGCGCGGTTGCGCATCCAGCCCTCGGCGGCGAGCGGGGTCCACACGTCGATGTCCTCCGCCGGGAAATCGAACGACGGCGGCATCACGCCGACGATCGTCCGGCTGCCGTGCCCGAGGCGAAGGGCCGATCCGACCACGTCGGAGCGTCCTCCGAGCTCTTCCTTCCAGAGCCGGTGGCTCACGATCACCGCCCCGGTCTTCGCGGCGTCCGGCGCGAACGCGGCGCCGGCCGACGGCGGGGTGCCGAGCGTCCGGAAGAAGTCGGGGGACACTTCCGCCGTCCGAAGTCGGCGGGCGCGGTCTCCGGCCTCCAGCGTGGCCTCGTCCTCGGTATAGAAGGCGAGCGATTCGAAGTCGCGGTCGGCAGCCTTCCACTCCTCGGCGTTCGGAAGGGAGACCTCGTAGCGATCGTCGTGCTCCGCCGGCGCCGTCTCCGCCAGGGAGACGAGCCGTCCGGGCTCGGGATACGGGAGGGGCCGTAGGAGTTGCGCGTGGACGATGGCGAAGACGGCCGTGGTCGCGCCGAGGCCGACCGCGAAGACCAGGAGGATCGTCGCCGTGAAACCCGGCGAGGATCGCAGGCGGCGAACGGCGTCGCGAAGGTCGGCGGCGAGGAGAGCGATCCTATTCAT
Coding sequences within:
- a CDS encoding ABC transporter permease, with the protein product MNRIALLAADLRDAVRRLRSSPGFTATILLVFAVGLGATTAVFAIVHAQLLRPLPYPEPGRLVSLAETAPAEHDDRYEVSLPNAEEWKAADRDFESLAFYTEDEATLEAGDRARRLRTAEVSPDFFRTLGTPPSAGAAFAPDAAKTGAVIVSHRLWKEELGGRSDVVGSALRLGHGSRTIVGVMPPSFDFPAEDIDVWTPLAAEGWMRNRAVHVFRAVARLKPGVSVAAASVNLSRIAASVQRRDPGADPGHGAAARSLRDGMVDSVRSALVAFAASVALVWLIACADLASMLLTRAERRKREIGIRLALGATRRGLASGMAVEGAVIGVLGGSAAFLAFVWSARAVSALLPPGLPRPSAIAPGPQTLIFSLAAGLVSGLALALAPAGLLLRGSVSLADARNAEAPRRSRRSLVDLLVVAQMGLSMVLLTGAGLLGRSFLRLSAVDPGFRAERLLTMKLDL